In the Parashewanella tropica genome, AATAGCACAGCTCCCATCTTGGCGCCTTTGATGGAAAACTTGAGCTTATCTTTGTACATGTAGTAGCCATCTGAATCTATGACCCAGTTTAGCTTGAGTTGATCGCCTGTTTGATTCGCTTCTAAATCAAAGGCTTTTTCGACAGGCAATAGCTCAGGTTGAGTATCAAAAATACCCGCTTGAGCCGTAAGGCTATATCCCAATGGGATACTGATTAAAAGAGCAAAAAATGTGTTGATGAGTTTTTTCATGGCTGAGTCGACGTCTTTATCCAGTCCAAGTAAGGTTCTGAACTTTGATCGATCGGTAGAGCGATCAATTCAGGTGTGTCATAAGGGTGATGATTTTCTATCAATTTTTCAAGCTTAGGTATATGTTTTTGCAAACATTTAATGTGCAGTATAACTTCTTGATCTTCACAAACTTCTCCCATCCACAGATAAATTGAGCTAATTTGAGGGTAACATTGCACACATGCTGCTAATTTACTGTTAACCAATAGCTTTGCCAATGTTTTGGCTTGATCGAGATCAGCTACGCTAGTGATCAGTAAGTGTAATTGTTTATCTGTTGGTATCATAAAGAGAACTAAGGGTTATGATGATTGTCGAATAGGTTACACTATGTTTTGTTATTGAACTTGAAATAAGACCGAATAACCCCCATAAATTATTCAATGAATTTTATTTTTTGGAGATCGAATGATTTTTGCTTTACTTGGGATCTTTATCTTACTGCCCATTTTAGAAATTGCCTTGATGATCCATGTCGGTGCTGTGTTAGGTACGTGGAATACTGTGGCTTTGATCATTCTAACTACAATACTTGGTGGTTCCTTGGTACGCAGTCAAGGTATTGAGAACCTAAAGCGCGTTCGCAGTAAACTTGACCATGGTGAGTTACCCGGTTCAGAAATCATTCAAAGTATGATGCTGGCGATTGCTGGAGTAATGTTATTTCTCCCCGGTTTTATTACCGATTTTGTGGGCATTTTATTTTTAACGCCATTTACTCGAAAGCCAATTGCTCGTTTCATGTTATCTAAAATGAAAGTACAAATGGTGAATCGACAAAGTGGCTTTCATTATCAACAAGGGTTTGGTCAAAGTGACTTTAAACAAGATGGTGATGTCTTTGAAGGCGACTTTGAACGTAAAACTGATAAGGTAAAGCCAGATCATCGTTTAGATGATAAAGACGAAAATCATAAGTGATGAACGTTTATTAACTTGTTGAAGCCTGAAATAAAGAGAATACTATTTCTAATTTTTCAGGCTTTTTACTTTTATGGCTTCTAATCAAGTACCTATCCTAACTTCAGCAATAAAATCGCTAAATGACCTTTCTGTTGATTCTCCGCAGATTGGAGATGGGCCACCCGCTTCTATCGTGTTTGATAATGATTTTGTTTATGCAAAGAAGCCAAACATCCCAGCTTTTGAGCGCTTTCACGATCAACCAGAAGACGAATATTGCAGTGACGGTTGTCTCCAATGCACAGGGTGTGTGTTATACACAATC is a window encoding:
- the cutA gene encoding divalent-cation tolerance protein CutA, with product MIPTDKQLHLLITSVADLDQAKTLAKLLVNSKLAACVQCYPQISSIYLWMGEVCEDQEVILHIKCLQKHIPKLEKLIENHHPYDTPELIALPIDQSSEPYLDWIKTSTQP
- a CDS encoding FxsA family protein, which encodes MIFALLGIFILLPILEIALMIHVGAVLGTWNTVALIILTTILGGSLVRSQGIENLKRVRSKLDHGELPGSEIIQSMMLAIAGVMLFLPGFITDFVGILFLTPFTRKPIARFMLSKMKVQMVNRQSGFHYQQGFGQSDFKQDGDVFEGDFERKTDKVKPDHRLDDKDENHK